Genomic segment of Sphingomicrobium marinum:
TGGTCTGCGGTCCGATCTGCTGGGGCGTCATCAAGAGATCGATCGTGATGGGCTTGCCGAGCGCGAGAAGTCGGCGAAGCTGTCCAGCATCGGGAACCGAGAGCGCGCCCGCCGGGATGGGCGTCGCATCGCCGAAATTGGTCATACCGGTATGCGGCAGCCGGTCGTTATCCGTGCCGATCGATTTGACGAGGATTGCCGCTGCCCCGCGGCGCGATGCCTCCGCCGGTCCGAAGAATCGCGCGCCGCCAAAAGCGCTATAGCTTGATCCGTCCTGCGTCGGCGTCATGTCATGCCAGATGAAGACGATCTTGCCCTGCTGCTCGCTCGCGGGCGCAGCGAGGAAATCGGCATAGCTGTCATATCCCACGACCTGCGCCTTGATCCCGTCAATACCCGTCGACCCCGAATTGCCGAGCGCGGTGACGATCAGTTCCTGGCTGTGATCGCCAAGCACCCGGGCTTTTTCTTCGCCGCGTACCCAGGTCGGCATGGTGAATTCTTCCACGCGCACGTTGGAAAAGCCCAGCGCATTCAACCGTTCGACCGACCATGCGCGCGCCCGTGCCTCAGCGGACGTGCCGCCCAGCCTGGGTCCGACCTCAGTCGTCAGATCGACAAGGATCTCCCACGCGATTTCGTCTTCAAGCGCATCGGCCTGGATGTCGGCGAGGGGTTGGGCGGAAGCGGCGGCGAGCGCGGAAAGCGCGATAAGGCTGATCATGGGCGCGGACGCTAGTCGCGCTTTACAGAAGCCGCAACTGGTCGCCGCTCGGCGGCTCGAACAGGTCGGTGCGCAGCTTGAACTTTTCGCGTCCCAGCCCGTGGTCGCGGCACGCCTTGTCGAACCGCTTGCGGAACAACTGCGCCCACACGCCCTTGCCGGTCAGGCGGCTATGAAAGTTGGGATCATTGTCTCGCCCGCCGCGCATTTCGCGGATCGTTGCCATCACCTTGCCCGCGCGCTCGGGATAATGCGCATCGAGCCAGTCGCGGAATAGCGGTGCAACCTCGTGCGGCAGTCGAACTGGCAGTGAAAAAGCATTGCCCGCACCGGCCTTGGCACCTGCTTCGACGATGGCTTCCATCTCGTGATCGGTGATATGCGGAATGACGGGCGACACCGACAGGTACACGGGCACGCCTACCTCGGCGAGTTGGCGGATCGCGGCAATCCGTTTGCGCGCAGCGGGGGCGCGCGGCTCCAGGGTGGCATGGACCTTCGGATCGAGCGAGGTGACCGACAGCGCGACCGCCGCCAGCCCCAATTTGGCTGCCGGGGCGATCACATCGAGATCACGTAGCACGCGGTCCGACTTAGTGGTGATCGTGAAGGGATGCTTCAGCTCCCACAGCACCTTCAAGATCTCGCGCGTGATCTGCCACCGCCCGTCGATGGGCTGGTAAGGGTCGGTGTTGGTGCCGAGCGCGATCGGGGCAGGCGTATAGCCTTTTCGCCCGAGCGTCTGGTGCAGCAATGCCGCCGCATCGGGCTTCACGAACAGCTTGCTTTCGAAATCCAGTCCCGGTGAAAGGTCGTGATAGGCATGGGTAGGGCGCGCGAAGCAGTAGATGCAGCCATGTTCGCACCCGCGATACGGATTGACCGACCGGTCGAACCCGATGTCGGGAGACTTGTTGCGCGTCAGGATGGTGCGCGGTTTTTCGATGGTGACCGAGGTCCGCCGCTTCGGCGCCGGCCCATCGATCTGCATGCGCTGATCGAGCCAATCCCCGTCCATTTCCCGCGCCTGCAATCCGAAGCGAAGAGGGGTGGTATTGCGCGTTGCTCCGCGCCCTTTGTGCGACTCGACTGGCATACCCCAAGCCTATGCCACCCACGAGAACATAACAAGAACGTTATAGGTCGGGGTAAGTCGGCCAGCGGTGTTCGACGAGATCCTTCAGCGCCGCCGGAGTCGATCCGGCCTGCGCATGGTAGACAAAGTAGTTGCGCAGCACGGCGGGCACGTAGAAGCGCGTTTCCCAATAGCTCAGGCTTTCGATCCAGAGCAGCGGATCGCCCTTGTCATTTATGCCGTTCCAGCGCCGCACCGGCACTGGCCCGGCGTTATAGGCGGCGATGATGCGCGGCAGCTGGTCCTGCAAATAGCGATCGCCGCGCACTTCCTCGATATAGGCCTGGCCATAGTCGAGATTATATTCGGGGATCTTGAGCGTCTCCACTGAAGGCGGACTGTCGCCGCGCCGCCGTGCGATGTCGCCCGCCGTGCCGGGGCGCACCTGCATCAATCCGACGGCATTGGCCGGGCTGACCGCCTGGGTGCGGAAATCGCTTTCTTGGATGATGTGCGAATAGGCCATCAGCGGGTCGATCCGCCACCCGTTGTTGGGCCGCCATGCCGGCGCCGGATAGCGCGCCGATATGTTCACCTTGGCACCCCGCGGGCCATTGGTACCAAGATAATATTGCGCCGATCCCAGGCTCAACCGCCGAGCGATTTCGACAAGTGCCGGTTGGTCGGTCGGCTCGCCGATCGCGGCCTGGTGGCGTAGCAGCTCATCCGCCAGCGCGCGTCGACCAAGACCGGCCATGACGATCGCGCGGCGTACGTTGGGAAGCGCCTCGACGCGGCGCAGCGTCTGCTCCGAAGGCGCCTCCACTTGCACCGGTAGGGTGCGCACCATGCCCAGCG
This window contains:
- a CDS encoding PA0069 family radical SAM protein, whose amino-acid sequence is MPVESHKGRGATRNTTPLRFGLQAREMDGDWLDQRMQIDGPAPKRRTSVTIEKPRTILTRNKSPDIGFDRSVNPYRGCEHGCIYCFARPTHAYHDLSPGLDFESKLFVKPDAAALLHQTLGRKGYTPAPIALGTNTDPYQPIDGRWQITREILKVLWELKHPFTITTKSDRVLRDLDVIAPAAKLGLAAVALSVTSLDPKVHATLEPRAPAARKRIAAIRQLAEVGVPVYLSVSPVIPHITDHEMEAIVEAGAKAGAGNAFSLPVRLPHEVAPLFRDWLDAHYPERAGKVMATIREMRGGRDNDPNFHSRLTGKGVWAQLFRKRFDKACRDHGLGREKFKLRTDLFEPPSGDQLRLL
- a CDS encoding M28 family peptidase; translated protein: MISLIALSALAAASAQPLADIQADALEDEIAWEILVDLTTEVGPRLGGTSAEARARAWSVERLNALGFSNVRVEEFTMPTWVRGEEKARVLGDHSQELIVTALGNSGSTGIDGIKAQVVGYDSYADFLAAPASEQQGKIVFIWHDMTPTQDGSSYSAFGGARFFGPAEASRRGAAAILVKSIGTDNDRLPHTGMTNFGDATPIPAGALSVPDAGQLRRLLALGKPITIDLLMTPQQIGPQTSGNVIAEVPGRDPDAKKVLVACHLDSWDNAPGVFDDGAGCAIVAAAAKRIMDMGQPERTIEIVWYGAEEVGIHGGRDFAARHDGTDYHVVAESDFGADRVWRVDTNIGENRKDEADRLRAALAPLGIVPGSYTSAGGADIGPLMQEGAPGLSLRQDGTRYFDLHHTANDTLDKVDRDQFQQNVAAWTTMLMVMAGPVNEE